In Syntrophorhabdus sp., the genomic stretch CATCCCGTGTGCAGCCAAACATGGCAAGGGTCTTCTCGTTGCAGTCGATCATCACATCCCTCGCTATGACTATGGCGTCGCCGGCCGACTCGAAGAGGGCATGGAGCCGCTCCTCGCTCATGCGCAGGGTGTCCTCCATCCGCTTGCGCTCCGTGATATCCCGCATGAAGGCGCAGGCATATTCCATGTCTCCGTAGCTGAGAAAGCTCGCGCTGACCTCAACGGAGAAGACGCTTCCATCCTTTCTTATCGGTCGGAGTTCGAGGAGCAAGGAACCGTTCTGCCTGAGTCTCATCCATGCGGGCGGCCATGCCTGACGGGGATAGGTGGGTACAACATCGAAAACGGTCATCGTCAGGAGTTCGTCCCGGGAATACCCCAGGGACTCGCAGGAGGCGTCGTTGGCGTAGAATATCGAGCCGTCGTCTCTTACCCACACGATCAGGTCCCGCGCCCGGTCCATGGCGAACTGGGTGAATCGCAGGGACTCCTCGGCCCGTTGCTGCTCGGTGACGTCGACGACGGTGAAGATGCAGGAGACGGGGTCCATGAAACGCAATTGAAGGAGAACGTCCCGGACCTCGCCATCCGCCCTCACCATCTTCGTTCGGGCCTGTTCCTCGCGATACAGGATCTCGCCCACCCTCTCATATTCCTCGAGACTTTCATAGAAGATGGAAGCGTTCCGTCCCCGCAGTTCCTCCTGTGTGTACCCCGTGAACCTGCACACCATTTCGTTGGCCCAGACGATCTTCCTGTCCCTCACCATGCCGATGCCTATCGGCGAGGCGCCAAGGATGGCACTCAATGACCTCTCGGATTCGACGATCTTCCTCTCGGCCTCCTTGCGCTCCGTTATGTCGAGCAGCGTCCCGATCACGACTGGTTTTCCCTGATAGACGGTCCGGGAGCTGTAGACCTCTACCGTCCTCGCCTCTCCCTGTTTTGTCACCAGCCTGAACTCGTAATTCCGGGGCACCGCTTCCCCAGCAAGCCTCCTGTTCATGCTCTGTTTGACGACCGGCCAGTCGTCGGGGTGGATCACATCTTTGAGACGCATCTTTTCCACCATCTCATCGATCGGGTAACCCAGTATCTCCGATATCCTGGCGTTGACATACCTGAGGATGCCGTCCTGTATAAGGTAGACACCGGCCACGGACTTTTCGGCAAGGTCCCGGAACTTGGCCTCCGATTCCAGAAGCGCCTTCTCCGCCTCCTTTCGGACCGAGATGTCCCGGTCGAAGGCACACGCCATGAAGCGCCCGTCGACCTCGAAGTAGTTCGTGCTGATCTCCACGGGAAAGGCGCTGCCGTCCTTCCTGACATGGCGGCCTTTGAAGGACATGACCCCCAGGCGCCTCATATCCCCCTTGTGGCGCTCCCAATCCTCCCGGGGGAAATCGGGGTCAAGCTCAAAAACGGTCATCTTCAGAAGTTCTTCCTGTGTGAACCCGCTCCACTCGCTGGCGCGATCATTGGCATAAACAATGCGGCCCTCGTCGTTGATCCAAAGGATGCTGTCCGAGGCGCGATCCATCGCGAACTGCGTCCTGAGGAGTGCTTCCTGCTCCTCCTTGCGCTCCGTGACGTCGAGGAAAAAACCGTCCCAGAGGACGCTCCCGTCTGCCATGCGTTCCGGTGTGGAGCGGGCCTCTATCCAGATATGCCCGGCTTCTTTGAGAAGTCTGAAGGTGCTGTGGTAAGGTGTGAGGGACCGGGCCGACTCCAGTATCTCCTCCCGGAACCGGGCCCTGTCATCGGGGTGCACCCTGTCAAGAATGAGGGAGGCATCGCGCATCAGGTCTTCCGGAGAGAGGCCCGTGATACTCGACAGGTTCTTGTTGATATAGGGAAAGGAGAAAGACCCGTCGGGGCTCATCAGGAACTGGTACACTACCCCGGGCCCGTTCTCGGCAAGCCTCCTGTATCTCTCTTCGCTTGCCCGCAACGCATCCCCGGCGCGCTGCCCGTCCCTTTCCAACCGCTCGAGCTCTTCTATTCTTTCTTTCAGGGCGACGATCTCGTCGCGCAGATCCTCAGGTGTTCTTGATGTATAGTCCATTGCGCTTTCCCTTCGTTGCCTGTTGTATACATCAAAGATCAACAACATCCCGGACCTTCCGCATCCGACGGATGGCGTCGGCGCGGACGGTCACGGTGACCGGACGATTGAGGAACACCTCTTCCGGCACTGTCCCTACTTTTAAGGTTATCGCACAATCCCATCAATATTTAAAGACATTGGTCCTGCCGGCGCGTCAAGCGCCACGAAAGCCGGGCGGGTCTTAATAGGGGTGACAGATATCGATAAAGGGAAGATCCTCCGACGATACGGAGGCAGACAACGGTGGATAAAGCGTCCCCAGGGGGATTCGAACCCCCGTTGCCGGCTTGAAAGGCCGGTGTCCTGGACCAGGCTAGACGATGGGGACCTGGTATCATATGGGCCGTGAAGGACTTGAACCTTCGACTCTCTGCTTAAAAGGCAGATACTCTACCAGACTGAGTTAACGGCCCAAAACGTCCATTAACATATGAAAATTTTCCCGCAAAGTCAAGCAGAATGAGCGTATTCAACAGTCTTCACGCAGTCTTCCATTGACTCGCCCCGATGGTCACCTTATAATATTCCACCATGACGGCGATCCAGGATTTTCTCAGGGAGGATGTCGGGACAGAGGACGTGACAACGAACGCCATCGTGCCCGCCGGCCATCGCTCCCGGGCGAAGATCGT encodes the following:
- a CDS encoding PAS domain S-box protein; the encoded protein is MDYTSRTPEDLRDEIVALKERIEELERLERDGQRAGDALRASEERYRRLAENGPGVVYQFLMSPDGSFSFPYINKNLSSITGLSPEDLMRDASLILDRVHPDDRARFREEILESARSLTPYHSTFRLLKEAGHIWIEARSTPERMADGSVLWDGFFLDVTERKEEQEALLRTQFAMDRASDSILWINDEGRIVYANDRASEWSGFTQEELLKMTVFELDPDFPREDWERHKGDMRRLGVMSFKGRHVRKDGSAFPVEISTNYFEVDGRFMACAFDRDISVRKEAEKALLESEAKFRDLAEKSVAGVYLIQDGILRYVNARISEILGYPIDEMVEKMRLKDVIHPDDWPVVKQSMNRRLAGEAVPRNYEFRLVTKQGEARTVEVYSSRTVYQGKPVVIGTLLDITERKEAERKIVESERSLSAILGASPIGIGMVRDRKIVWANEMVCRFTGYTQEELRGRNASIFYESLEEYERVGEILYREEQARTKMVRADGEVRDVLLQLRFMDPVSCIFTVVDVTEQQRAEESLRFTQFAMDRARDLIVWVRDDGSIFYANDASCESLGYSRDELLTMTVFDVVPTYPRQAWPPAWMRLRQNGSLLLELRPIRKDGSVFSVEVSASFLSYGDMEYACAFMRDITERKRMEDTLRMSEERLHALFESAGDAIVIARDVMIDCNEKTLAMFGCTRDEILGKTLAEFSPLLQPNGRDSLKEASVKTKACLEGTPQFFEWKYLRADGTPFDAEVSLTRIDIRGETYLQAIVRDVTKRKHTEEELRRLSVAIEQAAEEIIITDADGVIQYVNPAFETITGYPRQEAMGQTPRLVKSGVHDGAFYENLWDTIRNGDIWTGQITNRRKDGTLIEEDAIISPLLSSSGGITGYISLKRDITEEVKLHSQLRQAQKMESVGTLAGGIAHDFNNILTALMGYATIVQMKMEKDSPLLPYIDQVLSASEKAADLTRSLLTFSRQQPVTLAPLDLNDAIRATQKLLKRLLTEDIDLSTRFTGGGTVVMADRSQIDQILFNLVTNARDAMPKGGMLVIETDVVNMDRGFVRTFGF